The DNA segment GGCGGGGCCGCACCCCGTTGTAGAGGAACAGCAGCTCACCGGCGTAGGCGTGGCCGGAAACATGCACCCGGGCTTGGGCGTTGGTGACGACTCGGGCACCGATCTTGGCTAGAGCGTCGATGACGCCGTAGACCGCCTCCTCGTTGCCGGGGATCAGCGACGACGACAGCACGATGAGATCACCCGAGGTCAGCGTGATGCTGCGATGCTCGCCACGCGACATGCGCGACAGCGCCGACATCGGTTCCCCCTGGGTGCCGGTGGTGATCAGCACCACCTGATCGGGCGCCATCATCTCGGCCGCGCCGATGTCGATCAGGTCGGACTCGGCCACCCGCAAAAAGCCTAGCTCACGCGCGATTCCCATGTTGCGCACCATCGATCGCCCGACGAAAGACACCCGTCGACCCAGGGCCACCGCGGCGTCGATGATCTGCTGCACCCGGTCCACGTTGGAGGCGAAGCACGCCACGATCACCCGGCCCTCCGCGCCCCGGATCAGCCGGTGCAGGGTCGGGCCCACCTCGCTCTCCGACGGGCCGACGCCGGGTAGCTCGGCGTTGGTCGAGTCGCACAGCAACAGGTCCACACCGGCGTCGCCGAGCCGCGACATGCCCGGCAGGTCGGTGGGGCGGCCGTCCGATGGCAATTGGTCGAACTTGATGTCGCCCGTGTGCAGGATGGTTCCCGCGCCGGTGTACACCGCGATGGCCAACGCATCCGGCGTGGAATGGTTGACGGCGAAGTACTCACACTCGAACACACCGTGCCTGCTGCTGTGCCCCTCGCCGACCTCGACCACCACCGGTTTGATGCGGAACTCGCGGCATTTGGCGGTGACCAG comes from the Mycobacterium shinjukuense genome and includes:
- a CDS encoding ribonuclease J; protein product: MNEDLAPPGPLATGGLRVTALGGIGEIGRNMTVFEHLGRLLIVDCGVLFPTHDEPGVDLILPDLRHIEDRLDDIEALVLTHGHEDHIGAIPFLLKLRPDIPIVGSRFTLALVTAKCREFRIKPVVVEVGEGHSSRHGVFECEYFAVNHSTPDALAIAVYTGAGTILHTGDIKFDQLPSDGRPTDLPGMSRLGDAGVDLLLCDSTNAELPGVGPSESEVGPTLHRLIRGAEGRVIVACFASNVDRVQQIIDAAVALGRRVSFVGRSMVRNMGIARELGFLRVAESDLIDIGAAEMMAPDQVVLITTGTQGEPMSALSRMSRGEHRSITLTSGDLIVLSSSLIPGNEEAVYGVIDALAKIGARVVTNAQARVHVSGHAYAGELLFLYNGVRPRHVMPVHGTWRMLRANAKLAARTGVPEESILLAENGVSVDLVAGKASIAGAVPVGKMFVDGLITGDVGDITLGERLILSSGFVAVTVVVKRGTGRPVATPHLHSRGFSEDPKALEPAVRKVEAELESLVAANVTDPIRIAQGVRRTVGKWVGETYRRQPMIVPTVIEV